In the genome of Pelobacter seleniigenes DSM 18267, one region contains:
- the hemH gene encoding ferrochelatase: protein MPADQPVALILLNMGGPDSLAAVEPFLFNLFADRELIQLPAGGLLQKPFARLISHFRAKKVVENYRQIGGRSPLLEWTNKQAVGIAERLGERFRPYVIMRYWQPRAEQVLADIKAAGIQTAVVVSLYPHYTGATTGSSVNDFKKAAAAVHPELEYRLIEEWYDWPGYLDALANRVNEGLDAFHDLLRDEVQILFSAHALPQKFIDRGDPYQQHVEATVEQVMERVGYYDWSIAYQSRSGPVKWMEPGTEETIAQLAAAGHRALLMVPVSFVSDHIETLQEIDIEYRELAVRQGIVNFQRAPSLNDHADFLDAMAALVREHLRR, encoded by the coding sequence ATGCCTGCTGACCAACCTGTTGCGCTGATTCTTCTGAATATGGGCGGCCCAGATTCCCTGGCGGCGGTGGAGCCGTTTCTGTTTAATTTGTTTGCCGACCGGGAATTGATTCAATTGCCGGCCGGGGGCTTGCTGCAGAAACCCTTTGCCCGATTGATTTCCCATTTTCGCGCCAAGAAGGTGGTGGAAAATTATCGCCAGATCGGCGGTCGCTCCCCACTGCTCGAGTGGACAAATAAGCAGGCTGTCGGTATCGCTGAACGACTTGGTGAACGTTTTCGGCCCTATGTCATCATGCGTTACTGGCAGCCGCGCGCCGAGCAGGTGCTGGCAGACATCAAAGCGGCCGGGATCCAGACCGCGGTGGTCGTTTCCCTTTACCCGCATTATACCGGAGCGACCACCGGCAGCAGCGTCAATGACTTTAAAAAAGCGGCGGCCGCAGTTCACCCCGAGCTGGAATACCGGCTGATCGAAGAATGGTACGACTGGCCGGGTTACCTGGACGCGCTGGCCAACCGGGTCAACGAAGGGCTGGACGCATTTCATGATCTGCTTCGCGACGAGGTACAGATCCTTTTTTCCGCCCATGCCTTGCCACAAAAATTCATCGATCGGGGAGATCCCTATCAACAGCATGTCGAGGCAACGGTTGAGCAGGTGATGGAGCGGGTTGGCTATTATGACTGGTCCATCGCCTACCAGAGCAGGAGCGGGCCAGTCAAATGGATGGAACCCGGGACCGAGGAAACCATCGCCCAATTGGCGGCGGCCGGGCACCGGGCACTGCTCATGGTCCCGGTCTCTTTTGTGTCCGATCACATTGAAACCCTGCAGGAAATAGATATCGAGTATCGTGAACTGGCGGTCCGGCAGGGGATTGTCAATTTCCAGCGCGCTCCCTCCCTGAACGATCACGCCGATTTTCTTGATGCCATGGCAGCGCTGGTTCGCGAGCATCTGCGCCGATGA